One window of Klebsiella quasivariicola genomic DNA carries:
- a CDS encoding helix-turn-helix domain-containing protein produces MATLKELMAKQNPESQQRIEAKAAEIRQSVALNLLREELQISQTEMAAAMGVKQPTIAKMEQADNDPRLSTLKRYIAALGGELSINVTLPTGKKVSFNL; encoded by the coding sequence ATGGCCACGCTAAAAGAACTGATGGCGAAACAGAATCCTGAAAGCCAGCAGCGGATTGAAGCGAAAGCGGCAGAGATACGCCAGTCTGTCGCATTAAACCTGCTTCGAGAAGAGTTACAAATTTCACAAACGGAGATGGCTGCGGCTATGGGTGTAAAGCAGCCAACGATCGCTAAAATGGAACAGGCTGATAACGACCCTCGGCTTTCGACCCTAAAACGTTACATTGCGGCATTGGGTGGAGAACTCAGTATAAATGTCACATTGCCGACTGGAAAAAAAGTCTCGTTTAATTTGTGA
- the malT gene encoding HTH-type transcriptional regulator MalT yields MLIPSKLSRPVRLEHTVVRERLLAKLSGANNYRLVLITSPAGYGKTTLISQWAAGKNDLGWFSLDEGDNQQERFASYLIAAIQQATGNHCAASEAMVQKRQYASLSSLFAQLFIELADWQRPLYLVIDDYHLINNPVIHDAMRFFLRHQPENMTLVVLSRNLPQLGIANLRVRDQLLEIGSQQLAFTHQETKQFFDCRLTSPIEADDSSRLCDDVAGWATALQLIALSARQNNSSAQHSARRLAGINASHLSDYLVDEVLDNVDARTRNFLLKSSLLRSMNDALIVRVTGEENGQMQLEEIERQGLFLQRMDDSGEWFRYHPLFGSFLRQRCQWELAVELPEIHHAAAESWMAQGFPSEAIHHALAAGDAKMLRDILLNHAWGMFNHSELGLLEQSLAALPWSNLLENPRLILLQAWLMQSQHRYSEVNTLLARAEQEMSVEMDTAMHGDFNALRAQVAINDGDQDEAERLSMVALEELPLANYYSRIVATSVHGEVLHCKGKLTKSLAVMQQTEQMARRHDVWHYALWSIIQQSEILFAQGFLQAAWESQEKAFQLVREQHLEQLPMHEFLLRIRAQLLWAWARLDEAEACARQGMDVLSTYQPQQQLQCLALMVQCSLARGDLDNARSHLNRLENLLGNGHYHSDWVSNADKVRVIYWQMTGDKTAAANWLRQTPKPEFANNHFLQSQWRNIARAQILLGDFEPAEMVLEELNENARSLRLMSDLNRNLLLLNQLYWQAGRKNEAQKALLEALTLANRTGFINHFVIEGEAMAQQLRQLIQLNTLPELEQHRAQRILRDINQHHRHKFAHFDEGFVERLLNHPEVPELIRTSPLTQREWQVLGLIYSGYSNEQIAGELDVAATTIKTHIRNLYQKLGVAHRQDAVLHAQQLLKMMGYGV; encoded by the coding sequence ATGTTGATTCCGTCCAAATTAAGTCGTCCGGTCCGCCTTGAACACACTGTGGTTCGTGAGCGCTTACTGGCGAAACTTTCCGGCGCGAACAATTATCGTCTCGTGCTGATCACCAGTCCTGCCGGGTACGGTAAAACAACGCTCATCTCTCAGTGGGCCGCGGGTAAAAACGATCTTGGGTGGTTTTCGCTGGACGAAGGCGACAACCAGCAGGAGCGTTTTGCCAGCTATCTGATCGCGGCGATTCAGCAGGCTACCGGCAACCACTGCGCGGCCAGTGAAGCGATGGTGCAAAAACGCCAGTACGCCAGTCTCTCCTCTCTTTTTGCGCAGCTGTTTATTGAACTTGCCGACTGGCAGCGCCCGCTGTATCTCGTCATTGATGATTACCATCTGATCAATAATCCGGTGATCCATGACGCGATGCGCTTTTTCCTGCGCCATCAGCCGGAGAATATGACTCTGGTGGTGCTGTCGCGTAACCTGCCGCAGTTGGGCATTGCCAACCTGCGCGTCCGCGATCAGCTGCTGGAGATTGGCAGCCAGCAGCTGGCCTTTACCCACCAGGAAACGAAACAATTTTTTGACTGTCGGCTGACATCACCTATCGAAGCCGATGACAGCAGCCGGCTGTGCGACGATGTCGCCGGCTGGGCCACCGCGCTGCAGCTCATCGCCCTCTCCGCCCGCCAGAATAACTCCTCCGCCCAACACTCCGCCCGCCGCCTCGCCGGGATTAACGCCAGCCATCTGTCGGATTATCTGGTGGATGAAGTGCTGGACAACGTCGACGCCCGCACGCGTAACTTTTTGCTGAAGAGTTCTCTGCTGCGCTCGATGAACGACGCGTTAATTGTGCGCGTTACCGGCGAAGAGAATGGCCAGATGCAGCTGGAGGAGATTGAGCGCCAGGGGCTGTTCCTGCAGCGGATGGATGATTCCGGCGAGTGGTTCCGCTATCACCCGCTGTTTGGCAGCTTCCTGCGCCAGCGCTGTCAGTGGGAGCTGGCGGTTGAACTGCCGGAGATCCACCACGCCGCGGCGGAAAGCTGGATGGCACAAGGTTTCCCCAGCGAGGCCATCCATCATGCGCTGGCGGCTGGCGATGCCAAAATGCTGCGCGATATCTTGCTCAATCATGCCTGGGGTATGTTTAACCATAGCGAGCTGGGGCTGCTGGAGCAGTCGCTGGCGGCACTGCCGTGGTCAAACCTGCTGGAGAACCCGCGCCTGATCCTGCTCCAGGCCTGGCTGATGCAGAGCCAGCATCGCTACAGCGAAGTGAACACTCTGCTGGCGCGCGCCGAGCAGGAGATGAGCGTAGAAATGGATACCGCAATGCATGGCGATTTCAACGCCCTGCGCGCCCAGGTGGCGATTAACGACGGCGACCAGGACGAGGCGGAACGTCTGTCGATGGTGGCCCTGGAAGAGCTGCCGCTGGCCAACTATTACAGCCGCATCGTCGCTACCTCGGTGCATGGCGAAGTGCTCCATTGCAAGGGGAAACTGACCAAATCCCTCGCCGTGATGCAGCAGACCGAACAGATGGCTCGCCGCCACGATGTGTGGCATTACGCCCTGTGGAGCATCATTCAGCAAAGCGAAATTCTCTTCGCCCAGGGCTTCCTGCAGGCCGCCTGGGAGAGCCAGGAGAAAGCCTTCCAGCTGGTACGTGAACAGCATCTTGAGCAGTTGCCGATGCATGAGTTCCTGCTGCGCATCCGCGCTCAACTGCTGTGGGCATGGGCGCGCCTCGACGAAGCTGAAGCCTGCGCCCGTCAGGGGATGGACGTTCTTTCAACTTACCAGCCGCAGCAGCAGCTGCAATGTCTGGCGCTGATGGTGCAGTGCTCGCTGGCGCGCGGCGATCTGGACAATGCACGTAGCCATCTCAACCGGCTGGAAAATCTGCTTGGTAACGGCCACTATCACAGCGACTGGGTCTCCAACGCGGATAAAGTGCGGGTGATCTACTGGCAGATGACCGGCGATAAAACCGCAGCGGCCAACTGGCTGCGTCAGACACCGAAGCCGGAATTCGCCAATAACCACTTCCTGCAAAGCCAGTGGCGCAATATTGCCCGCGCGCAGATCCTGCTTGGGGACTTTGAACCGGCGGAAATGGTGCTGGAAGAACTGAACGAAAATGCGCGTTCCCTGCGTTTGATGAGCGATCTCAACCGCAACCTGCTGCTGCTCAACCAGCTGTACTGGCAGGCAGGCCGCAAGAACGAAGCGCAGAAAGCCCTGCTCGAAGCCCTGACGCTCGCCAACCGCACCGGCTTTATCAACCACTTTGTGATTGAAGGCGAGGCGATGGCCCAGCAGTTACGCCAGCTGATCCAGCTGAACACCCTGCCGGAGCTGGAGCAACACCGCGCCCAGCGTATTCTGCGCGACATCAACCAGCATCATCGGCACAAGTTCGCCCACTTTGACGAAGGGTTCGTCGAGCGGCTGCTGAATCACCCGGAGGTGCCGGAGCTTATCCGCACCAGCCCGCTGACCCAGCGCGAATGGCAGGTGCTTGGCTTAATCTATTCCGGTTACAGCAACGAGCAGATTGCCGGCGAGCTTGACGTGGCGGCCACCACCATTAAAACCCACATTCGCAACCTGTATCAGAAACTGGGCGTCGCCCACCGGCAGGACGCGGTGCTGCATGCCCAGCAGTTACTCAAGATGATGGGATACGGCGTCTGA
- the glpD gene encoding glycerol-3-phosphate dehydrogenase produces MQTKDLIVIGGGINGAGIAADAAGRGLSVLMLEARDLACATSSASSKLIHGGLRYLEHYEFRLVSEALAEREVLLKMAPHIAFPMRFRLPHRPHLRPAWMIRIGLFMYDHLGKRTSLPGSTGLRFGAESVLKPEIVRGFEYSDCWVDDARLVLANAQMVVRKGGEVRTRTRAISAKRENGLWIVEAEDIDSGEKFTWKARGLVNATGPWVKQFFDEGMHLRSPYGIRLIKGSHIVVPRVHTQKQAYILQNEDKRIVFVIPWMDEFSIIGTTDVEYKGDPRAVAIDDKEINYLLNVYNAHFKKPLSRDDIVWTYSGVRPLCDDESDSPQAITRDYTLDIHDENGQAPLLSVFGGKLTTYRKLAEHALEKLTPYYKGIGPAWTKTAVLPGGDIGGDRDDYAAKLRRRFPFISEPLARHYARTYGSNSEWILKEASALSDLGEDFGHEFYEAELKYLVEHEWVRSLDDAIWRRTKQGMWLNAEQQARISAWLAQHAGKSELSLAS; encoded by the coding sequence GTGCAAACCAAAGATCTGATTGTGATAGGCGGAGGCATTAACGGTGCCGGTATCGCGGCAGATGCCGCCGGGCGGGGTTTATCCGTACTGATGCTGGAAGCGCGCGATCTTGCCTGCGCCACCTCCAGCGCCAGTTCCAAATTGATCCACGGCGGTCTCCGCTACCTCGAACACTATGAGTTCCGTCTGGTCAGTGAAGCGCTGGCCGAGCGTGAAGTGCTGTTAAAAATGGCTCCGCATATCGCTTTCCCGATGCGCTTTCGCCTACCGCATCGCCCGCATCTGCGTCCGGCATGGATGATCCGTATCGGCTTGTTTATGTACGATCATCTGGGCAAACGCACCAGCCTGCCGGGATCTACCGGGTTGCGTTTTGGCGCAGAATCGGTGCTTAAGCCGGAAATTGTGCGCGGTTTCGAATATTCAGACTGCTGGGTCGACGATGCCCGCCTGGTGCTGGCCAACGCGCAGATGGTGGTTCGCAAAGGCGGCGAAGTGCGCACCCGCACCCGCGCCATCTCGGCAAAACGTGAAAATGGGTTGTGGATCGTAGAAGCAGAAGATATCGATAGCGGCGAGAAGTTTACCTGGAAGGCGCGCGGCCTGGTTAATGCCACCGGCCCATGGGTCAAACAGTTCTTCGACGAGGGGATGCATCTGCGTTCGCCTTACGGTATCCGCCTGATCAAAGGCAGCCATATTGTGGTGCCGCGGGTGCATACCCAGAAGCAGGCTTATATTCTGCAGAACGAAGATAAACGTATTGTGTTTGTTATTCCGTGGATGGATGAATTCTCCATCATCGGCACGACGGACGTCGAGTATAAGGGTGACCCGAGGGCGGTAGCCATTGATGATAAAGAGATCAACTACCTGCTCAACGTCTATAACGCGCACTTTAAAAAGCCCCTCAGCCGGGACGACATCGTCTGGACCTATTCCGGCGTGCGTCCGCTGTGTGATGACGAGTCGGATTCGCCGCAGGCGATCACCCGTGACTATACGCTGGATATTCACGATGAGAACGGCCAGGCGCCGCTGCTCTCCGTCTTCGGCGGCAAGCTGACCACCTATCGCAAGCTGGCCGAGCACGCGCTGGAAAAACTGACCCCCTATTACAAAGGGATCGGTCCGGCGTGGACCAAAACCGCGGTGCTGCCCGGCGGTGATATCGGCGGCGATCGCGACGACTATGCGGCAAAACTGCGCCGTCGCTTCCCGTTCATCAGTGAACCGCTGGCCCGCCATTACGCTCGCACCTACGGGAGCAACAGCGAGTGGATCCTCAAGGAAGCCAGCGCCCTGAGCGATCTCGGGGAGGATTTCGGCCACGAGTTTTATGAAGCCGAGCTGAAATATCTGGTTGAGCACGAATGGGTACGCAGCCTGGATGACGCCATCTGGCGCCGTACTAAACAGGGAATGTGGCTGAATGCCGAGCAGCAGGCGCGCATCAGCGCGTGGCTGGCGCAGCATGCGGGAAAGTCTGAACTGTCTTTAGCATCCTGA
- a CDS encoding DeoR/GlpR family transcriptional regulator, which yields MKQTQRHDAIIELVKKQGYVSTEELVEQFAVSPQTIRRDLNDLAEQKMILRHHGGAALPSSSVNTSWHDRKATQTAEKERIARRVASEIPDGATLFIDIGTTPEAVAHALLGHNDLRIVTNNLNVANTLMVKDDFRIILAGGELRSRDGGIIGEATLDFISQFRLDFGILGISGVDSDGSLLEFDYHEVRTKRAIIENSRHVMLVVDHTKFGRNAMVNMGSISMVDAVYTDVLPPAGVLKVITDNNLQLELC from the coding sequence ATGAAACAAACACAACGTCATGACGCCATTATCGAGCTGGTAAAAAAACAGGGTTACGTCAGCACGGAAGAGCTGGTTGAGCAGTTCGCGGTCAGCCCGCAGACCATCCGCCGTGACCTCAACGACTTAGCCGAACAGAAAATGATCCTCCGCCATCACGGCGGCGCGGCGCTGCCCTCCAGCTCGGTGAACACCTCCTGGCACGATCGCAAAGCGACCCAGACGGCGGAAAAAGAGCGTATCGCCCGCCGGGTAGCCAGCGAGATCCCGGACGGCGCGACGCTGTTTATTGATATTGGCACCACGCCGGAAGCGGTGGCGCATGCTCTGCTCGGTCACAACGATCTGCGCATTGTGACCAATAACCTGAACGTGGCCAACACGCTGATGGTGAAAGACGATTTTCGCATTATCCTCGCCGGCGGCGAGCTGCGCAGCCGCGACGGCGGGATCATCGGGGAAGCCACTCTGGACTTTATCTCGCAGTTCCGCCTCGACTTCGGCATTCTCGGCATCAGCGGCGTCGACAGCGATGGCTCGCTGCTGGAGTTTGATTATCATGAGGTGCGCACCAAGCGGGCGATCATTGAAAATTCACGCCACGTGATGCTGGTGGTGGACCATACCAAGTTTGGCCGTAATGCGATGGTCAATATGGGCAGCATCAGTATGGTCGATGCGGTCTATACCGACGTACTGCCGCCGGCGGGCGTACTGAAGGTGATCACTGATAACAACCTCCAGCTGGAGCTGTGCTAA
- the glpG gene encoding rhomboid family intramembrane serine protease GlpG, translated as MLMITSFANPRVAQAFVDYMATQGIILTIQQHTQSDVWLADESQAERIRAELARFLENPADPRYLAASWQSGQTNSGLRYQRFPFFATLRHNAGPFTWAILLICIAVFILQNLLGDQPVMIWLAWPYDPSLQFEVWRYFSHAFMHFSLMHILFNLLWWWYLGGAVEKRIGSGKLVVITVISALLSGFVQHQFSGPWFGGLSGVVYALMGYVWLRGERDPQSGIYLQRGLILFSLVWLIAGWFDVFGMAIANGAHVAGLATGLAMAFVDTLHGRKRA; from the coding sequence ATGTTAATGATTACCTCTTTTGCCAACCCGCGCGTGGCCCAGGCGTTTGTCGATTATATGGCGACGCAGGGGATTATCCTGACCATCCAGCAGCATACCCAGAGCGACGTCTGGCTGGCTGATGAGAGTCAGGCCGAGCGCATCAGGGCTGAGCTGGCGCGCTTCCTTGAGAACCCGGCGGACCCGCGCTACCTGGCGGCAAGCTGGCAGTCAGGACAGACCAATAGCGGCTTGCGCTATCAGCGCTTTCCTTTTTTTGCCACGCTGCGGCATAACGCCGGCCCGTTCACCTGGGCCATTCTGCTCATCTGCATTGCGGTGTTTATCCTGCAAAACCTGCTGGGCGATCAGCCGGTGATGATTTGGCTGGCCTGGCCCTACGATCCTTCGCTGCAGTTCGAAGTCTGGCGCTATTTCAGCCATGCTTTCATGCATTTCTCGCTGATGCATATTCTCTTCAACCTGCTATGGTGGTGGTATCTCGGCGGCGCGGTAGAAAAGCGCATCGGCAGTGGCAAACTGGTGGTGATCACCGTCATCAGCGCCCTGCTGAGCGGTTTCGTGCAGCATCAGTTTAGCGGACCATGGTTTGGCGGTTTATCGGGTGTGGTCTACGCGCTGATGGGCTACGTCTGGCTGCGGGGCGAACGCGATCCGCAGAGCGGTATTTATCTGCAGCGCGGGTTGATACTCTTCTCTTTAGTGTGGTTAATTGCTGGCTGGTTTGATGTTTTCGGCATGGCGATCGCCAACGGCGCGCACGTGGCTGGTCTGGCGACCGGTCTGGCGATGGCGTTTGTTGATACCTTGCATGGGCGAAAACGCGCATAA
- a CDS encoding type II toxin-antitoxin system RelE/ParE family toxin, producing the protein MWDVETTDTFDAWFELQSRALKEDMLATMLILSEFGPQLGRPYVDTVKDSTFQNMKELRVQHHGLPIRAFFAFDPLRKAIVLCAGNKDGTNEKRFYKEMITLADREFSKHLTKER; encoded by the coding sequence ATGTGGGATGTAGAAACGACGGATACGTTTGATGCCTGGTTCGAATTACAAAGTAGAGCTTTAAAAGAGGATATGTTGGCCACGATGCTCATCTTGTCTGAGTTTGGTCCGCAGCTTGGGCGCCCATATGTTGATACGGTGAAAGATTCAACGTTTCAGAATATGAAAGAACTTCGGGTTCAGCATCATGGGCTCCCCATCCGCGCCTTTTTTGCTTTTGATCCTCTGCGGAAAGCTATCGTTTTATGTGCGGGCAATAAGGATGGCACGAATGAGAAACGTTTTTACAAAGAGATGATTACTCTGGCTGATAGAGAATTCAGCAAGCACCTGACTAAGGAGCGATAA
- the glpE gene encoding thiosulfate sulfurtransferase GlpE: protein MEQFECINVEEAHQKLHQQTAVLVDIRDPQSYAMGHTPGAFHLTNDTLGAFMRDNDFDTAVMVMCYHGNSSKGAAQYLLQQGYDKVYSVDGGFDAWHRHFPAEVAHGTF from the coding sequence ATGGAACAGTTTGAATGTATCAATGTTGAAGAAGCGCACCAGAAGCTGCATCAGCAGACGGCGGTGCTGGTCGATATCCGCGATCCGCAAAGCTATGCCATGGGCCATACGCCAGGCGCGTTTCATCTGACTAACGATACGCTGGGCGCGTTTATGCGTGACAACGACTTTGACACGGCGGTGATGGTGATGTGCTATCACGGCAACAGTAGCAAGGGCGCCGCGCAATATCTGCTGCAGCAGGGGTATGATAAGGTCTACAGCGTAGACGGGGGATTCGATGCCTGGCATCGCCATTTCCCGGCGGAAGTGGCGCACGGGACGTTTTAA
- the glgP gene encoding glycogen phosphorylase, which yields MNVPFSYASPTLSVEALKHSIAYKLMFIIGKDPAIANKHEWLNATLFAVRDRMVERWLRSNRAQLSQEVRQVYYLSMEFLIGRTLSNALLSLGIYDDVSSALAEMGLDLEELIDEENDPGLGNGGLGRLAACFLDSLAALGLPGRGYGIRYDYGMFKQNIVDGRQKESPDYWLEYGNPWEFERHNTRYKVRFGGRIQQEGKKTRWIETEEIIAEAYDQIIPGFDTDATNTLRLWSAQASSEINLGKFNQGDYFAAVEDKNHSENVSRVLYPDDSTYSGRELRLRQEYFLVSATVQDILSRHYMLHKTYDNLADKIAIHLNDTHPVLSIPELMRLLIDEHKFSWDEAFEVTCQVFSYTNHTLMSEALETWPVDMLGKILPRHLQIIFEINDYFLKTLQEQYPNDTDLLSRTSIIDESNGRLVRMAWLAVVVSHKVNGVSELHSRLMVESLFAEFAKIFPMRFINVTNGVTPRRWLALANPPLSKVLDEHIGRTWRTDLSQLDELKQHIDYPTVNQAVRQAKLENKQRLASYIAQQLNVVVNPKALFDVQIKRIHEYKRQLMNVLHVITRYNRIKADPQAEWVPRVNIFAGKAASAYYMAKHIIHLINDVAAVINNDPQIGDKLKVVFIPNYSVSLAQLIIPAADLSEQISLAGTEASGTSNMKFALNGALTIGTLDGANVEMQEHVGEENIFIFGNTAEEVEELRRSGYKPREYYEQDEELHQALTQIGTGVFSPAEPGRYRDLLDSLINFGDHYQVLADYRSYVDCQDRVDELYQHPEEWAYKAMLNIANMGYFSSDRTIQEYAKYIWHIDPVRL from the coding sequence ATGAATGTACCCTTTAGCTATGCATCACCGACGCTGAGCGTTGAGGCGTTAAAGCATTCTATTGCCTATAAGCTGATGTTTATCATCGGTAAAGATCCGGCCATCGCCAACAAGCATGAATGGCTTAACGCCACGCTGTTTGCCGTTCGCGATCGCATGGTGGAGCGCTGGCTGCGCTCCAACCGCGCGCAGCTCTCGCAGGAAGTGCGCCAGGTATACTATCTGTCGATGGAGTTCCTGATTGGCCGCACCCTTTCGAATGCCCTGCTGTCGCTGGGCATTTATGACGATGTCAGCAGCGCGCTGGCGGAGATGGGGCTCGATCTCGAAGAGCTGATCGATGAAGAGAACGACCCCGGGCTTGGCAACGGTGGTCTGGGACGTCTGGCGGCCTGTTTCCTGGATTCCCTGGCGGCGCTGGGCCTGCCGGGACGAGGCTACGGCATCCGCTACGATTATGGGATGTTTAAACAGAATATCGTCGATGGCCGACAAAAAGAGTCTCCTGACTACTGGCTGGAGTACGGTAACCCGTGGGAGTTTGAGCGCCACAACACCCGCTATAAAGTGCGCTTCGGCGGCCGTATTCAGCAGGAAGGGAAGAAAACCCGCTGGATCGAAACAGAAGAGATCATTGCGGAAGCCTACGACCAGATCATCCCTGGCTTTGACACCGACGCCACCAACACGCTGCGTCTGTGGAGCGCGCAGGCCAGTAGTGAAATTAACCTCGGTAAATTCAACCAGGGCGACTACTTTGCCGCGGTAGAGGATAAAAACCACTCCGAAAACGTCTCCCGCGTGCTCTATCCGGATGACTCGACCTACTCGGGCCGCGAGCTGCGCCTGCGCCAGGAGTATTTCCTCGTGTCGGCTACGGTGCAGGATATCCTGAGCCGCCATTACATGTTGCATAAGACCTATGACAACCTGGCGGACAAGATTGCCATTCACCTCAATGATACCCATCCGGTGCTGTCGATACCGGAGCTGATGCGTCTGCTTATCGACGAACATAAGTTCAGCTGGGACGAGGCGTTCGAGGTGACCTGCCAGGTCTTCTCCTATACCAACCACACCCTGATGAGCGAAGCGCTTGAGACCTGGCCGGTGGACATGCTGGGTAAAATTCTGCCGCGCCATCTGCAGATTATCTTTGAGATTAACGACTACTTCCTTAAAACCCTGCAGGAGCAGTATCCGAACGATACCGACCTGCTCAGCCGCACCTCGATTATCGACGAGTCGAATGGCCGTCTCGTGCGCATGGCCTGGCTGGCGGTGGTGGTCAGCCACAAGGTTAACGGGGTGTCCGAGCTGCACTCCCGGCTGATGGTGGAGTCACTGTTTGCCGAATTCGCCAAAATTTTCCCAATGCGCTTCATCAACGTGACCAACGGCGTCACGCCACGCCGTTGGCTGGCGCTGGCCAACCCGCCGCTGTCGAAAGTGCTGGATGAGCATATCGGTCGCACCTGGCGAACCGATCTGAGCCAGCTTGATGAGCTGAAACAGCATATCGACTACCCGACGGTTAATCAGGCGGTGCGTCAGGCCAAGCTGGAGAACAAACAGCGCCTCGCCAGCTATATTGCGCAGCAGCTTAATGTGGTGGTCAATCCGAAGGCGCTGTTTGATGTACAGATCAAACGTATCCATGAATACAAACGCCAGCTAATGAATGTGCTGCACGTCATTACCCGCTATAACCGGATCAAAGCCGATCCGCAGGCGGAGTGGGTGCCGCGAGTGAATATTTTCGCCGGTAAAGCGGCCTCGGCCTACTATATGGCCAAGCATATTATTCACCTGATCAACGATGTAGCGGCGGTGATCAATAACGATCCGCAGATTGGCGACAAGCTGAAGGTCGTCTTTATCCCCAACTACAGCGTCAGCCTGGCGCAGCTGATCATTCCGGCGGCAGACCTGTCGGAACAGATTTCCCTCGCCGGCACCGAAGCTTCCGGCACCAGTAATATGAAGTTTGCTCTTAACGGCGCGCTGACTATCGGCACCCTCGACGGGGCAAACGTGGAGATGCAGGAGCACGTGGGCGAAGAGAATATCTTTATCTTCGGCAACACCGCGGAAGAGGTGGAGGAGCTACGTCGCAGCGGCTATAAACCACGCGAATACTACGAGCAGGATGAAGAGCTTCACCAGGCGCTGACGCAGATCGGTACCGGCGTCTTCAGCCCGGCGGAACCGGGGCGCTACCGCGACCTGCTGGATTCGCTGATTAACTTTGGTGACCACTACCAGGTGCTGGCGGACTATCGCAGCTATGTGGACTGTCAGGATCGCGTCGACGAGCTGTATCAACATCCGGAAGAGTGGGCCTATAAGGCGATGCTGAATATTGCCAATATGGGCTACTTCTCTTCTGACCGGACGATCCAGGAGTACGCGAAATATATCTGGCATATCGACCCGGTAAGGCTGTAA